A stretch of DNA from Luteolibacter yonseiensis:
CAGAGGCCGGGGTGAGGAAACGACCTCGTCCACACTGGAATGGAAATCCTTTCCGGGGGCTGGGTGTCTTTGAATTCTGGCACGCCCCGATCTATTTCGGCCGCACGGCGGCCATCCAAGAAGTGACAGGAGCCATCGGATCCAAGCTCCAGGCCATCTGGCAGCGCCGGGCCATGCTGGCGGAGCACCCGGAGCTGACCGCGGTGAATGGCCATGTGGAAAATGCTGGCCACCATCTCCCGGAAGAACCGTGTGCCTTCACGCTCATCTTTGGTTCCAGTGGCAGTGGAAAGAGTTCCCTGGTCCGCGCCGGGGTCCTACCCTTCCTGGCACCGGACAAGCATGGCTACGAGAAAATCAACTTCTGGCGGTGCGCTGTCATGAAACCCAGCGAGGGAGGGGGAGACCTGATGAAGGCTCTGGCTCATGCCCTAGTGCAGGAGGAGGTGGGGGAGGAAGATCCCGAGGAGCGCCTTATAGCCACAATGAAGCGGCCGGCCGCTTTGCCGGAACTGCTGGTGGACGGCAAGCTGACCGTGGCGGAAATCGCACGGAGTCTGGAGAACGATCCGAAATGCGCAATTCATATCGTGCGCGGCGGCCTCTCCATCTCACTCAATGTGTTAAAGGAAAAGGAAAAGGAGTTCCTAAGTAACTTGTTAACCAAGAATGAGCGGGACGGTCGTACGGAAGACGCGGCCGCGACCAGGAAACAGCTGGAGGAGCTGAAACCACGCAGCAACGCGCTGATTCTCGTGCTGGACCAGTTCGAAGAGATTTTCACCGGCGGTTACAGCAGGGACGCCGTGGAACGGTTTCTCTCAGCCATCGAGTCGATGGCGGTCAGCGGTGATGTAGTCGTCATAGCCACCTTGCGCAGCGAGTTCTTCAAGAGTTGCGAAGGATACGATACGCTGATCCGCCTCAAGAAGAACGGCAGCACCATCCATCTCACCTCGCCGCGGCCCATGGAACTCGGCAAAATGCTGACCCATCCCGCGCAAATGGGAGGGCTTTTTTACGAGGAGAATGAATCCTTCGGGAATCTGGACCAGCGAATACTGAACGCAGCGGCCCAAGATCCCGATAGCCTCGCGATGCTGGAGTTCAGCCTTGCGAAACTCTACGCCACCGTCGGACAAGATCGTTGCCTCAAGCATGATGAATATACAAAGCTGGGAGAACTCAGCGGCATTCTGAGCAACCAGGCGGACGAGGTGCTGGCGGAGAACAAATCCTGCGCCCACGCCATGGATTCCGTCATAAGCCTCATCATTACCGTCGGCGGGCGCAACGAGAAGGATGACCTCGGCCAGACAGCGTTGGTACGGAGGTCCGTGCGCTTCAGTGAATTGAGAGACATCTTCGGCGCGGAGGAACTGGTGAATGCTTTCGTCGAGAAGCGTCTGTTCACCACAGACCAGGATCATGACGGGGAGCGGGTCTTCAGTGTGACCCACGAGACGCTTCTGCGCCGCTGGGAGCGGATCAAGAACTGGTACTCGGACGACATGAACCGCCGCTTCGTCCGGGTGCGTTCCTGGGTGGCGGAGCGTTTGAAGCAGTGGGAGGAGTCCGCGAGGGACGACAGTACCGGTGTCTCCGCTGGAGGAGATCCCGGTTTCCTTCTCAAGGCCGGGAAGGAGCTGGACGACGCAAGGGAGCAATTTGAGGCGTACCGGATCGCATTCAGCGTCGCGGAGCAAAATTTCATCGAAAGTTCTTTGATGGCAGCCGAGGAAGACCTCTGGCGCCATGATCTAGCGGAAGGGGACATACCACGAATGGTCGGGCGCTGGCAGCTTCTGGGGGCGCAATACCAGGAGATGCGGGATCGGGTGATCCGTGAATCCCTGGCTAGCAACAACGCCGGGATCAGAAAAAACGCCGCTTTTATGTTAGGTATGATTCCCCGCGATCCGCTCCACATGCGATTGGTCACCCTTCTACTGGAAGATGGGGATGACACGGTGCGCTCGGCGGCAGCATACAGTCTCGTGCAACTCCAGACAGAGGAATATTACGACGAAGTTTTCCGTTCCGGCCCGATCGATTCGATGGACTCTAACTGCATCGGCTCGCTGGCCCGGTTGGTGGTCACCGCAGACATGCGGGTGGAATCATCCGTGTTCGATGGATGGTTCAGGCGGCTTCCCGCTTTGGTCCGGGGGCGTACGCGGATTCATTCATGGGGATTGCGGCTGCGCAAATCGTTGCCGATGCTCATCACCGTAGTCGTGCCTGCGCTTTTTCTCTCCGCTGCGGGGGGCATGACGTGCAAGATCATTCCGGGGGCGCTCAACTATGCTTTCGGCCAAGCCCTGCCCGGCTGGGGAATGTCGTTTTTCCATGGAGCGGTGGCGGCTATTCTCATCGGCGGTGGGTCGGCCTTCGGGATTACCCTTCACCGCATGGTCTTCGGCAGGGAACACGGGAAGTTCGGATTCTTCCGACCTTTCGGTTCGATCGTCGCGGGCGCGGTCTTCGGAGGATTCGGCGGTTTTCTCTGTGATATGGCGGTGGTGGGAGTCTTCCTTCTGAACGGTTTGCAGATCATGGGACTGGTGGGATGGGACGCTGTTGACAAGCCTCCGTTTCTGCCGTTTCTGAAGCTGCTTTTCCTGGAAAACAAATGCGGTTGGGTTTTCGTCCTGAATGGTGCCGGAGTAGGCATCGGCATGGCAATAATTGCAAACCGGCTGCGAGCTCATCCAGCCTGGGAGAACCTCCTGCAATCTGCTGTGTCAATGGGGAGTATTCAGCAAGCCTTCGACACCATCGCAAGCATCTTGCGAATCTCAATCCGCTACATTCTTGTCCTTTTCCTGACGCTTGCTATCACCTCTTCGCTGGGACTGACGATTCTACATTTCAGCGGATCGATGACGGAAAATCCTGAACCTTGGACCAGGATGTTATATGGCGGAATGGAGAAGCCCAAGGAATGGCCGAAACCCGGAGCGAATGCCACTGCAATAGAAATCGTTGAATACAAGGCTAACATGAAGAAAGCGATGGAAGACAGGGATCAGAAACTCTGGAAGTGGAAGATAAGCCGCTTCGGCCGCATCGCTGGTGTAAGTGCGGACGCACTTACCAAGGCCGTCGGCGGGTTCTGTGCTACGGTAGGCATGGCCTTCGGCCTGATCGTCCTCTACACTGGCATCAATGTGGACCGCTGGAAGCGTGTCGGTTGAAAACATATTCCACTCCCTTCATCCTCGATCTTTTGACAATGTTAGCAGTTTCTCCCATCTCGCACGGAATTCCCGGTTTACGCGGAATAAACCCGGAGGCGGTGATCGATTTGGTGCGCCAGCGCATCCACCGACCCGCACCTCTTGGCAATAATGGAAGAAAACTCGCCCTTATTCTGGAAGGCGGGGCCATGAGGGCCGCTGCGCCTGCGGGAGGCACCCTCGCTCTCGCCCATGCGGGCATGGAGGCGCAGTTCGATGCCATTTACGCCACCTCCGCGGGGGCGATCAATGCGAGCTATTTCCTTTCCGGACAAGGAGACTTGGGGATCTCGATCTATTTCGATGACCTGACGACTGGCCGGTTCATCAATCCGCGCCGCCTGAATAAAATCGTGGATGTGGATTGGGTGATCGATGAACTGGTTTGTCTGAAGAAGCCGCTGGACGTGGCGAAGATCCTGGCTTCACCTACACAATTTTTCGTCCCGTTGATCGATATGGAAAACGGAGAAGCTACCATGATCGACGTGAAGAATAGCTCGGTCTCCGTCCCCTCGGTCATCCGTGCCGCCCTGGCCCTACCGGTGCTCTACAATCTGACCGTCAACATCGACGGGAAAGATTACATGGATGGAGGCCTGAGGATTCCGTTTCCCATCCAACAGGCGATCGAAGACGGATGCACGGACATCCTGCTGCTGCTTTCGCGTCCGGAGGATTTCGTCGCACCGGTACCGCCGCTCTGGAGCAAACTGATATTCGAACTGATCTGCGCACGCGGCCGCAAGGGGATTCGCAAGGCCTTCTCTGAGAGCCACCACAGTTCCCGCGTCTCCAGAAATCTTGCGCTGGGACGATCCGCAGTCCCTTCCAATGTGAACATCGCAACAATTTGCACGAAGGAGAACGAAGCGATCCACCGGACTTCCGTCCACCGAGAGACCTTGATTGCTGCCGCCACTTCCTATGGAAAGAGAACCCTCCGGATTTTGGGAGCGGATCCGGATGGATGGGCGCTCGGCCCCCCTGAGGCCATCCACTGGCCCGGGAGATGACCGTCATCGCACGTCCTGGGCGGCATTCTCCGGGACTTGTACAATCCTCCGCTGAAAAAGCGACGGTGCGGCGAGAGGGCCATCCTAGTTTCTGGTGTCGTCCAGAGGCATTGCCTTTTTCATGGCGTCGATCTGCTGGTATCCGTGATTCCGCGTGGAAGCTGCCAGAATACCAAGCAGCGAAAGAGCGAAGATCAGATATCAGACGGCTGCGGATCTCTCCCAAAAATCCGGCAACCATCAGAAGGCGTTCCGGATCGCTACTCACTTCCTCAAGATTCAAAAAATTACTGATGATCTGCCATTTACGCCTGAAATATTGTCGGGCTTCGGCATTGCCGGCGGGGGAACAGTGAAACTTCCGCAGGCCGGAGGCGTTCCGCTTGCAATAATCCTCATTTGGGCGCGTAGTCAGGGTGTCCTATTACGATATGTCCACATTCACGAAAAACCCTCGTCCCATCCTTTTCCCACTGCTCTGCGTGTTTGGCATGGTGGCAGCCATCATGACGCTCTCGTATGGGGAAACCAAGACCACCGCCGCCGCCAAGAAGAAGATCGTCTTCATCGCGGGGAATCCGAGCCACCCGCCGGGCGAGCACGAGCACCGCGCGGGCTGCATGCTGCTCGCCGACCAACTCAACAAGAGCGGCCTGCCCGTCGATGCGGTGGTCACCACCAACGGCTGGCCGAAGGACAATTCCATTTTCGACGGCGCGTCCGCCGTGGTCATCTATTCGGACGGCGGTGGCGGTCATCCCGCCATGCGGCAGCTGGACGAATTGAAAAAGCTCGCCAAACAAGGCGTCGGCATCGGTTGCATCCACTACGCGGTGGAAATTCCGAAGGGGGAGCCGGGAGACACGTTCCTTGATCTCATCGGCGGCTACTTCGAGAGCGACTGGTCGGTGAATCCGCACTGGGACGCCTCCTACAAGATCCCGAAACACGCGGTCACCCGCGGCATCAAGGATTTCAACATCCGCGACGAG
This window harbors:
- a CDS encoding HEAT repeat domain-containing protein, with the protein product MENEKSPLKLSIFISSPGDVMPERRIAERVIERVDAAYGSFVCLEPYFWEYEPMVVTKDYQEQIKPPSGFDIFICILWSRLGTRLHSRYTLPPDHQKVAASGTEYEFVDAKTHFDISSTPDILVWLNKTEPLVSMAAGDLEEKRNQYEALKIFLNNLTRDNEELVLKGALNRYGTLDEFEHLLEIKLSKLIESRMPEAGVRKRPRPHWNGNPFRGLGVFEFWHAPIYFGRTAAIQEVTGAIGSKLQAIWQRRAMLAEHPELTAVNGHVENAGHHLPEEPCAFTLIFGSSGSGKSSLVRAGVLPFLAPDKHGYEKINFWRCAVMKPSEGGGDLMKALAHALVQEEVGEEDPEERLIATMKRPAALPELLVDGKLTVAEIARSLENDPKCAIHIVRGGLSISLNVLKEKEKEFLSNLLTKNERDGRTEDAAATRKQLEELKPRSNALILVLDQFEEIFTGGYSRDAVERFLSAIESMAVSGDVVVIATLRSEFFKSCEGYDTLIRLKKNGSTIHLTSPRPMELGKMLTHPAQMGGLFYEENESFGNLDQRILNAAAQDPDSLAMLEFSLAKLYATVGQDRCLKHDEYTKLGELSGILSNQADEVLAENKSCAHAMDSVISLIITVGGRNEKDDLGQTALVRRSVRFSELRDIFGAEELVNAFVEKRLFTTDQDHDGERVFSVTHETLLRRWERIKNWYSDDMNRRFVRVRSWVAERLKQWEESARDDSTGVSAGGDPGFLLKAGKELDDAREQFEAYRIAFSVAEQNFIESSLMAAEEDLWRHDLAEGDIPRMVGRWQLLGAQYQEMRDRVIRESLASNNAGIRKNAAFMLGMIPRDPLHMRLVTLLLEDGDDTVRSAAAYSLVQLQTEEYYDEVFRSGPIDSMDSNCIGSLARLVVTADMRVESSVFDGWFRRLPALVRGRTRIHSWGLRLRKSLPMLITVVVPALFLSAAGGMTCKIIPGALNYAFGQALPGWGMSFFHGAVAAILIGGGSAFGITLHRMVFGREHGKFGFFRPFGSIVAGAVFGGFGGFLCDMAVVGVFLLNGLQIMGLVGWDAVDKPPFLPFLKLLFLENKCGWVFVLNGAGVGIGMAIIANRLRAHPAWENLLQSAVSMGSIQQAFDTIASILRISIRYILVLFLTLAITSSLGLTILHFSGSMTENPEPWTRMLYGGMEKPKEWPKPGANATAIEIVEYKANMKKAMEDRDQKLWKWKISRFGRIAGVSADALTKAVGGFCATVGMAFGLIVLYTGINVDRWKRVG
- a CDS encoding patatin-like phospholipase family protein — protein: MLAVSPISHGIPGLRGINPEAVIDLVRQRIHRPAPLGNNGRKLALILEGGAMRAAAPAGGTLALAHAGMEAQFDAIYATSAGAINASYFLSGQGDLGISIYFDDLTTGRFINPRRLNKIVDVDWVIDELVCLKKPLDVAKILASPTQFFVPLIDMENGEATMIDVKNSSVSVPSVIRAALALPVLYNLTVNIDGKDYMDGGLRIPFPIQQAIEDGCTDILLLLSRPEDFVAPVPPLWSKLIFELICARGRKGIRKAFSESHHSSRVSRNLALGRSAVPSNVNIATICTKENEAIHRTSVHRETLIAAATSYGKRTLRILGADPDGWALGPPEAIHWPGR
- a CDS encoding ThuA domain-containing protein → MSTFTKNPRPILFPLLCVFGMVAAIMTLSYGETKTTAAAKKKIVFIAGNPSHPPGEHEHRAGCMLLADQLNKSGLPVDAVVTTNGWPKDNSIFDGASAVVIYSDGGGGHPAMRQLDELKKLAKQGVGIGCIHYAVEIPKGEPGDTFLDLIGGYFESDWSVNPHWDASYKIPKHAVTRGIKDFNIRDEWYYHMRFRPKMDGVTPILTALPPAESLTRPDGPHEGNPAVREAVLERKEPQHTMWVYDRPAKFGRGRSFGFTGGHFHKNWKADDHRRVVLNAVAWIAGIEVPADGVPSKTPTDEEMAANLDKKN